One genomic region from Eptesicus fuscus isolate TK198812 chromosome 4, DD_ASM_mEF_20220401, whole genome shotgun sequence encodes:
- the SLC5A2 gene encoding sodium/glucose cotransporter 2 yields MPQYLRKRFGGHRIRLYLSVLSLFLYIFTKISVDMFSGAVFIQQALGWNIYASVIALLGITMVYTVTGGLAALMYTDTVQTFVILGGAFILMGYAFHEVGGYSGLFDKYLGAMTSLTVSEDPAVGNISSSCYQPRPDSYHLLRDPVSGDLPWPALLLGLTIVSGWYWCSDQVIVQRCLAGKNLTHIKAGCILCGYLKLMPMFLMVMPGMISRILYPDEVACVVPEVCKRVCGTEVGCSNIAYPRLVVKLMPNGLRGLMLAVMLAALMSSLASIFNSSSTLFTMDIYTRLRPRAGDRELLLVGRLWVVFIVAVSVAWLPVVQAAQGGQLFDYIQAVSSYLAPPVSAVFVLALFVPRVNEKGAFWGLIGGLLMGLARLIPEFSFGSGSCVRPSACPALLCGVHYLYFAIVLFVCSGLLTVVISLCTAPIPRKHLHRLVFSLRHSKEEREDLDAEELEGPASAPVQNGRPEHAVEMEEPQPPAPGLLRRCLLWFCGMSRGGAGSAPPPTQEEVDAAARRLEDISEDRRWARVVNVNALVMMAVATFLWGFYA; encoded by the exons ATGCCGCAGTACCTGCGCAAGCGCTTCGGCGGCCATCGCATCCGCCTCTACCTGTCCGTGCTCTCGCTCTTTCTGTACATCTTCACCAAGATTTCG GTGGACATGTTCTCGGGGGCGGTGTTCATTCAACAGGCTCTCGGCTGGAACATCTACGCCTCCGTCATCGCGCTCCTGGGCATCACCATGGTCTACACGGTGACAG GAGGGCTGGCGGCGCTGATGTACACGGACACCGTGCAGACCTTCGTCATTCTCGGGGGGGCCTTCATCCTCATGGGTTACG CCTTCCATGAGGTGGGCGGGTATTCTGGGCTTTTCGACAAATACTTGGGGGCAATGACGTCGCTGACGGTGTCGGAGGATCCGGCCGTGGGCAACATCTCCAGCTCCTGCTACCAACCCCGGCCCGACTCCTACCACCTGCTGCGGGACCCCGTCTCGGGGGACCTGCCGTGGCCTGCGCTGCTCCTGGGGCTGACCATCGTCTCCGGCTGGTACTGGTGCAGCGACCAG GTCATCGTGCAGCGCTGCCTGGCGGGGAAGAACCTGACCCACATCAAGGCGGGCTGCATCCTGTGCGGCTACTTGAAGCTGATGCCCATGTTCCTCATGGTCATGCCGGGCATGATCAGCCGCATTCTTTATCCGG ACGAGGTGGCGTGCGTGGTGCCAGAGGTGTGTAAGCGCGTGTGCGGCACGGAGGTGGGCTGCTCCAACATCGCCTACCCGCGGCTCGTCGTCAAGCTCATGCCCAACG GTCTGCGAGGACTCATGCTGGCGGTCATGCTGGCCGCGCTGATGTCCTCGCTGGCCTCCATCTTCAACAGCAGCAGCACGCTCTTCACCATGGACATCTACACGCGCCTGCGGCCTCGCGCGGGTGACCGCGAGCTGCTGCTAGTAGGACG GCTCTGGGTGGTGTTCATCGTGGCGGTGTCGGTGGCCTGGCTCCCGGTGGTGCAGGCGGCCCAGGGCGGGCAGCTCTTTGACTACATCCAGGCCGTCTCCAGCTACCTGGCGCCCCCGGTGTCCGCGGTCTTCGTGCTGGCGCTCTTCGTGCCCCGCGTCAACGAGAAG GGTGCCTTCTGGGGACTGATCGGGGGCCTGCTGATGGGCCTGGCGCGCCTCATTCCCGAGTTTTCCTTCGGCTCCGGCAGCTGCGTTCGGCCCTCCGCGTGCCCGGCTCTCCTCTGCGGGGTGCACTACCTCTATTTTGCCATCGTGCTCTTCGTCTGCTCGGGCCTCCTCACCGTCGTCATCTCTCTGTGCACAGCACCCATCCCGCGCAAGCAC CTGCACCGCCTGGTTTTCAGTCTCCGGCACAGCAAGGAGGAGCGGGAGGACCTGGATGCTGAGGAGCTGGAAGGTCCGGCCTCAGCCCCTGTGCAGAACGGGCGTCCGGAGCACGCGGTGGAGATGGAGG aaccccaacccccagccccaggcctgctccGCAGGTGCCTGCTCTGGTTCTGTGGAAtgagcaggggcggggcgggcagtgccccaccccccacccaggagGAGGTGGATGCAGCAGCCAGGCGGCTGGAGGACATCAGTGAGGACCGGCGCTGGGCCCGTGTGGTCAACGTCAATGCCCTGGTCATGATGGCCGTGGCCACCTTCCTCTGGGGCTTTTATGCCTGA
- the RUSF1 gene encoding RUS family member 1 isoform X2 yields MAGPAGVGAALCSERFGSQAARGCSAAADGSLRWETWGRRWWGGAGAAPGPAAPPLPRLLTVFLPQGFPDSVSPDYLPYQLWDSVQAFASSLSGSLATHAVLLGIGVGNADASVSAATATWLLKDSTGMLGRIVFAWWKGSKLDCNAKQWRLFADILNDIAMFLEIMAPILPICFTVTICISNLAKCLVSVAGGATRAALTMHQARRNNMADVSAKDGSQETLVNLAGLLVSLLMLPLVSDCPSFSLGCFFLLTALHVYANYRAVRALVIETLNEGRLWLVLKHFLQRGEVLDPTSANQMEPLWTGFWPSLSLSLGVPLHRLVSSVAELQQLAEGHREPYLLRWDQSQNPNKESWVIVKETHRVLDKLFPAFLKGLQDAGWETEKHQLEVDEWRATWLLSPEKKVL; encoded by the exons ATGGCGGGCCCGGCCGGTGTTGGGGCTGCGCTGTGCTCCGAGCGGTTCGGCTCCCAGGCGGCCCGGGGCTGCAGCGCCGCCGCCGACGGGAGCCTGCGGTGGGAGACGTGGGGGCGGCGCTGGTGGGGGGGCGCCGGGGCAGCTCCCGGGCCCGCCGCACCCCCTCTCCCGCGCCTGCTGACCgtgttcctgcctcagggcttcCCCGACAGCGTCAGCCCCGACTACCTGCCCTACCAGCTGTGGGACTCCGTGCAG GCCTTTGCTTCCAGCCTCTCGGGCTCCCTGGCGACCCACGCAGTCCTGCTGGGCATAGGGGTGGGCAATGCAGACGCCTCCGTGTCCGCCGCCACGGCCACTTGGCTGCTGAAAG ATTCAACTGGCATGCTGGGTCGCATCGTCTTTGCCTGGTGGAAGGG GAGCAAACTGGACTGTAATGCCAAGCAGTGGAG GCTTTTTGCTGACATCCTCAACGATATCGCCATGTTCCTTGAGATTATGGCTCCCATATTACCGATCTGTTTCACCGTGACCATCTGCATCAGCAATCTGGCCAAG TGCCTTGTGAGCGTGGCTGGCGGGGCCACTCGGGCTGCACTGACCATGCACCAGGCCCGGAGGAACAACATGGCCGACGTGTCAGCCAAGGACGGCAGCCAG GAGACACTGGTAAACCTGGCAGGGCTCCTGGTCAGCCTCTTGATGCTTCCCCTGGTGTCAGATTGCCCTAG CTTCAGCCTTGGCTGTTTCTTCCTCCTCACTGCCCTCCACGTGTACGCCAACTACCGGGCCGTCCGAGCCCTTGTCATAGAGACCTTGAACGAAGGCCGGCTCTGGCTGGTCCTGAAGCACTTCCTTCAGAGGGGAGAGGTGCTTGACCCCACCTCAGCCAATCAGATGGAGCCACTGTGGACAG GTTTCTGgccatctctgtctctgtccctggggGTCCCCCTACATCGCTTGGTTTCCAG TGTCGCTGAGCTGCAGcagctggctgagggacaccgagAACCTTACCTCCTTCGCTGGGACCAGTCTCAGA ACCCTAACAAAGAGAGCTGGGTCATCGTCAAGGAGACACACCGGGTGCTGGACAAGCTTTTCCCAGCGTTCTTGAAAG GGCTGCAGGATGCGGGCTGGGAGACTGAGAAGCACCAGCTGGAGGTGGATGAGTGGAGGGCCACATGGCTCCTGTCTCCAGAAAAGAAGGTCCTGTGA
- the RUSF1 gene encoding RUS family member 1 isoform X1, which yields MAGPAGVGAALCSERFGSQAARGCSAAADGSLRWETWGRRWWGGAGAAPGPAAPPLPRLLTVFLPQGFPDSVSPDYLPYQLWDSVQAFASSLSGSLATHAVLLGIGVGNADASVSAATATWLLKDSTGMLGRIVFAWWKGSKLDCNAKQWRLFADILNDIAMFLEIMAPILPICFTVTICISNLAKCLVSVAGGATRAALTMHQARRNNMADVSAKDGSQETLVNLAGLLVSLLMLPLVSDCPSFSLGCFFLLTALHVYANYRAVRALVIETLNEGRLWLVLKHFLQRGEVLDPTSANQMEPLWTGFWPSLSLSLGVPLHRLVSSVAELQQLAEGHREPYLLRWDQSQNHVQVVLSEEAGPEAVLRAATHGLVLGALREDGPLPRELGELGNQVRADPNKESWVIVKETHRVLDKLFPAFLKGLQDAGWETEKHQLEVDEWRATWLLSPEKKVL from the exons ATGGCGGGCCCGGCCGGTGTTGGGGCTGCGCTGTGCTCCGAGCGGTTCGGCTCCCAGGCGGCCCGGGGCTGCAGCGCCGCCGCCGACGGGAGCCTGCGGTGGGAGACGTGGGGGCGGCGCTGGTGGGGGGGCGCCGGGGCAGCTCCCGGGCCCGCCGCACCCCCTCTCCCGCGCCTGCTGACCgtgttcctgcctcagggcttcCCCGACAGCGTCAGCCCCGACTACCTGCCCTACCAGCTGTGGGACTCCGTGCAG GCCTTTGCTTCCAGCCTCTCGGGCTCCCTGGCGACCCACGCAGTCCTGCTGGGCATAGGGGTGGGCAATGCAGACGCCTCCGTGTCCGCCGCCACGGCCACTTGGCTGCTGAAAG ATTCAACTGGCATGCTGGGTCGCATCGTCTTTGCCTGGTGGAAGGG GAGCAAACTGGACTGTAATGCCAAGCAGTGGAG GCTTTTTGCTGACATCCTCAACGATATCGCCATGTTCCTTGAGATTATGGCTCCCATATTACCGATCTGTTTCACCGTGACCATCTGCATCAGCAATCTGGCCAAG TGCCTTGTGAGCGTGGCTGGCGGGGCCACTCGGGCTGCACTGACCATGCACCAGGCCCGGAGGAACAACATGGCCGACGTGTCAGCCAAGGACGGCAGCCAG GAGACACTGGTAAACCTGGCAGGGCTCCTGGTCAGCCTCTTGATGCTTCCCCTGGTGTCAGATTGCCCTAG CTTCAGCCTTGGCTGTTTCTTCCTCCTCACTGCCCTCCACGTGTACGCCAACTACCGGGCCGTCCGAGCCCTTGTCATAGAGACCTTGAACGAAGGCCGGCTCTGGCTGGTCCTGAAGCACTTCCTTCAGAGGGGAGAGGTGCTTGACCCCACCTCAGCCAATCAGATGGAGCCACTGTGGACAG GTTTCTGgccatctctgtctctgtccctggggGTCCCCCTACATCGCTTGGTTTCCAG TGTCGCTGAGCTGCAGcagctggctgagggacaccgagAACCTTACCTCCTTCGCTGGGACCAGTCTCAGA ATCACGTACAGGTCGTTCTGAGCGAGGAGGCAGGCCCTGAGGCCGTCCTGAGGGCCGCCACGCACGGGCTGGTGCTCGGAGCCCTGCGGGAAGACGGGCCCCTCCCAAGAGAGCTGGGCGAGCTGGGGAACCAGGTGCGGGCAG ACCCTAACAAAGAGAGCTGGGTCATCGTCAAGGAGACACACCGGGTGCTGGACAAGCTTTTCCCAGCGTTCTTGAAAG GGCTGCAGGATGCGGGCTGGGAGACTGAGAAGCACCAGCTGGAGGTGGATGAGTGGAGGGCCACATGGCTCCTGTCTCCAGAAAAGAAGGTCCTGTGA